One segment of bacterium DNA contains the following:
- the gap gene encoding type I glyceraldehyde-3-phosphate dehydrogenase, producing MVRIGVNGFGRIGRLVLRAAIEKNFPEIEFVAFNDITDAKTLAHLFKYDSNYGVYPGKVEAKDGAILVDGKEYKVLAEKDPKNLPWKALGVDIVVESTGLFTEAAKASAHIEAGAKKVIISAPAKGEDVTIVMGVNEDIYDPKKHNILSNASCTTNCLAPMAKVLDDNFGVKRGLMTTIHAYTNDQRVMDAPHKDLRRARAAALSMIPTTTGAAKAIGKVIPSLNGKMNGLAIRVPTSSVSLVDLVAELEKPVDEKAINDAFKSASEGKLKGILQYCDEPLVSKDFFKNEHSCIFDALCTYIIEGTMVKVMGWYDNEWAYSCRVVDLIRYMVQK from the coding sequence ATGGTTAGAATAGGAGTTAATGGTTTTGGAAGGATAGGGAGATTGGTTTTGAGGGCTGCAATAGAAAAAAATTTCCCCGAGATAGAATTTGTAGCGTTTAACGATATAACGGATGCAAAGACACTTGCTCATCTTTTCAAATATGATTCAAACTATGGTGTGTATCCTGGAAAGGTTGAGGCAAAAGATGGAGCTATTTTAGTAGATGGTAAAGAGTATAAAGTTCTTGCGGAAAAAGACCCGAAAAATCTACCATGGAAAGCACTTGGTGTAGATATTGTAGTGGAATCTACCGGGCTTTTTACTGAAGCAGCAAAAGCATCAGCACATATTGAAGCAGGGGCAAAAAAAGTCATCATCTCTGCACCAGCAAAAGGAGAGGATGTAACCATTGTAATGGGAGTTAATGAGGATATATATGATCCTAAAAAACACAATATACTATCTAATGCTTCATGTACAACAAATTGTCTCGCTCCTATGGCAAAGGTTCTTGACGACAATTTTGGTGTTAAAAGAGGTCTTATGACCACAATACATGCCTATACAAATGACCAGAGAGTTATGGATGCTCCTCATAAGGACCTGCGCAGAGCAAGGGCTGCTGCACTTTCTATGATTCCAACCACAACAGGAGCTGCAAAAGCAATTGGTAAAGTCATCCCTTCTCTTAACGGAAAAATGAATGGTCTCGCAATTAGAGTTCCAACCTCTTCTGTATCTCTCGTTGACCTTGTAGCAGAACTGGAAAAGCCAGTAGATGAAAAAGCAATAAATGATGCCTTTAAATCAGCGAGTGAAGGTAAACTTAAAGGAATCCTTCAGTACTGTGATGAACCACTTGTATCAAAGGATTTCTTCAAAAACGAACACTCCTGTATCTTTGATGCTCTCTGTACTTACATTATTGAAGGAACAATGGTAAAAGTAATGGGCTGGTATGATAATGAGTGGGCTTATAGTTG